The segment GGCGGCGGCGATGACGTGCGGGGCGTCCAGGGTGGCGACCCGGTCCAGGAGGAGCTCGGCCTGGGCGGCGCGCTCGGTCGCGTCCAGGGAGAGGTGGGCACTGACCACGCCCACCCGGGCCGCGCCGAAGCGGACGACCGCCGTGGCGAAGCCGCGCCGGTGCAGGCCGGGGGTCAGCGGCAGCAGGACGTCCTCCGTGTGCTCCACGAAGGCCCTCAGCGAGCACAGCAGCAGCGGTCCCGCCGCCGTCGCTCCGCCGCCCAGGACGACCAGGTCGGCCTTGGAGGCCAGCCGGGCGGCGTGCTTGCGCCAGCGGAAGAAGCGGGGGGCCTCCTGGACGAACACCAGGTCCGGTGCGCAGGCCCGGATCACCCGGGCCAGTGCCTCCTCGTCGTCGCGCATCGAGCGCACGTTGTAGCTGAGGACGCGGATCACGGCGGAGCCGTCCGGTTCGGTCAGGGACTTGGGCAGTGCGTCGGGTACGGCGTCGGCGTCGGGCAGTGGCTGGGGCGGGGGCAACGTGTCGGGCACCATGCCCGCAAGATACGCAGCCGCCCGCCGCTCCCACAGGGGGCGCGGCGGGCGGCTCGAGAGGTGTCCGAGCGGGGCTCAGCCCCGGCGGGCCGGCGGGTTCAGCCCTGGCGGGCCAGGTCCGCCGCGCCGACCAGGCCGGCCTTGCCGCCGAGCTGGGCGGCCAGGACCTGCGCGTGCGGCCGCCAGGCGCCGCCGATCAGCCAGCGCTTGAAGGACTTGCGGATGGGGTCGAGGACGAGGTCGCCCTCGTCGGAGACCCCGCCGCCGACGATGAACGCCGACGGGTCGAAGAGGGAGGCCAGGTCGGCCAGGCCCGCGCCGGCCCAGCGGGCGAGCTCGCGGAAGGAGTCGACGGCCACCGGGTCGCCCTGGCGGGCGGCCTGGCTGATGTGCTTGCCCTCGATGCCCTCGGGGGTGCCGTCGCCGAGGCCCAGCAGGACGGTCGCGTTCTCGGGGGTGGCGTTGGCGCGCTGCTTCGCGTAGCGGACGAGGGCGCGGCCGGAGGCGTACTGCTCCCAGCAGCCCTGGCTGCCGCACCCGCACAGCAGGCCGTCGGGGACGACCCGGATGTGCCCGAACTCGGCGGCGACGCCGAAGCGGCCTCGGCGCAGCTTGTTGCCCATGATGATGCCGCCGCCCAGGCCCGTGCCGAGGGTGATGCAGATGACGTCCTCGTGGCCCTGGCCGGCGCCGAAGCGGTACTCGCCCCAGGCGGCGCAGTTGGCGTCGTTCTCGACGACGACGGGGAGGCCGATGCGCTGCTCGACCTTGTCCTTGAGCGGTTCGTGGCGCCAGTTGATGTTGGGCGCGAAGAGGACGGTCGCGCGCTTGTCGTCCACGTATCCGGCGGCGCCGATGCCGACGGCCTCGATGGTGTGGTTGCTGCTGACCTCGGAGACGGCGGCGCAGATCGCCTCCGTCACGCCGTCCGCGGTCGGCGGGGTGGGCACCTTGTACGTCTCAAGGATGGTGCCCTCTTCGTCGACCACGCCGGCCGCGATCTTCGTGCCGCCGATGTCGACGCCGATGGTGAGTCCCATTAGTCCCTCGGTTTTCCGGTCAAGCCCCGCCACGGCCAACCGTACCCGAGCCCGGCGGAGTCTCAGTCGAGGTCGATCCGCTGGGCCGGGCCCTCGTCCGGGCCGTGGTCGTGGCCCTCGTCGCCGTCGGTGTGCTTGCGGGGGGCCGGGGGCTCGTCCCGGACCCAGCGGCGTTCGTGGCCTTCGACGGCCGAGCGGTAGGCGGCGAGCAGCTCGGAGCCGGCGGCGGCGAGGTGGCCGAACACCTCCGGGTTGCGCTCGATGACGGGTTTGGCGGCGGTCTTGGCCTGGTTGACGAACTGGCGTACGGCGTCCTGGGCGGCCGCGGCGAGCTCCGGGTTGTTGAGGGCGGAGACCTTGTCGGCGACGGCGCCGAAGAGCTTGAACAGTTCCTCGGCGGCGGTGCCGGTGGCGCCCGCGCCGGCCCCCGCGCCGGCGCCCTGCTCGCGCTCGGCCCGGCGGCGCTCCCGTTCGGCGGCGAGGTCCTCGGCGCAGGCCTTGGCCCAGGCGTCATCGTCGGTGGGGCGGTCGGTGGCCTCGCTCATGGCGGACTCTCCTGCGGCTGCGGTAGGGGCTACTTCCGACGGTACCCGAACGGAGGTACGCAGCTCAGCGCGCCCGGGGCCACAGCTGCGGGTCGGGGGTGAAGCGGATGCGGAGCACCCCGTCGGTGAGGGCGGCGCCGGAGACGGTGCAGCGGCGCAGGGCGGAGGGGAGGGAAACGGTCCTGCGGTAGGGGCCCACCGCGAGGTGCAGTTCGTCGCCGCGACGGACAAGGTCGAGCTCGCTCTTGCGGGCGCGGGGCAGGGGGACCGCCCAGACGAGCACCCCGTCCTCGGCGAGCCGGTCCTCGACCGTCCAGCCGGGGCGGGCCGCGCGGGCGGGGGCGGGGCCTGGGCCGGGGCTCGGGGCGAGGCCTTCGGCGCCGGCGAGCTCGCCGGGGTGCCCGGGGTCCCGGCCGAGGTGCGCCAGCGGGACCACGGGGGTCTCCTGCCGCCACTGCGCCAGGTACTTCTCCTGCTGGGCGGCGAGTCCGGCCGTCCACGGGTCGGCGGAGTCGCGCGGGACGAGCCGGTTGGCCACCAGGTCGTGGACGGGCAGCTCGTACAGGGCGAGGCCGAGCGTCCCGGGGCGCAGGGCGGCGTCGGCGGCGGGACCGGGTTCGGCGACGAGGCGGACCCGGGTGGTGGGGGCCTCGACGACGGCCTGGACGGCGGCGAGCTCCTCGTCCCAGCGGGCGGCGGTCTCGTAGAGCCACTGGGCGGGCATGGGGACCCCGGCCAGCTGGGCCAGTACGGGGCGCAGGGCGCGGGCCGCCTGGCGCTCCGCGGGCAGCAGGCGGGCCAGGTAGCGGCGCAGCTGGGCGGGGAGGGCGAGGGTGGTGAGGGCCTGGTGGAGCGGGGGCATGTCCACGACGACGAGGTCGGTGGCGGGGGTGGAGGCGGCGCGGCGCAGGCCGCGCAGGAGGGCGAACTGTTCGGCCCCGGGGAGCTCGGTGAGTTCCTCGGCGCCGAGGGGGCTGCCGCCGAGCATGGAGAGGAGGGTGGCGCCGCGTTCCTGGAGGGCGGCGAGTTCGGTGCGGAACTCGTCGCCGGAGTCGATGCGGGCGAGGCGGAGGCGGTCGGGGGCGGGGGCCGGGGCGCCGGCCCAGGGGTCGTCGGCGCACAGCAGGAGCACGCGCTGCCCGGCGCGGGCCGCGGCGAGCGCGGTGGCGGCGGCGACGGTGGTGCGGCCTGACCCGCCGGGGCCGGTGATGAGCAGGGTGTGCGGCATGGTGCGGCGCTCCGGGTCGTAGATCATCCTCCCCCGAACGCTACGCCGCCCGACGGCGGCCCCGGCCCCGGGGGCGTGCGGCCCCCGCCGCGCGGCCGGCCGGCCGGTCCCCGGGGCGTGCGGCCCCCGCCCGGCGGCCGCGCCGGTCCCGGGGACCTGCGGGCCCCCGCCGTGCGGGCGGGCTCGGGCTGGGGGACGGCCCGCGGCTCTGGCTGGGGCGGCGCCGGGCGGGTGCCGGTCGGCGGTGGGGCGCTGCGCGGGGCGGAGTGCCCTGCCCGCCCTCCTCCGTGCCCAGGGGCTCCGCCCCAGGCCCCGTGCCGGGGCGCCGGCGAGGCTGGAGTTCGGTGCGGCCCGCCGGTCGTACGCGGCGGCATGTCGCGCAGCGGAACGTCAGCCCGTGCCGGGCGTGCCTCCCAGCGCGGCGCACCGGGCGCGCAGCGTCGGGTGCGGAGTCCCTGGCGGAACGGGGGAAGGGGTCAGGCGGCGGATTCCACGCGCTTCTTCAGGCCCGCCAGGGCGCGGTCGATGATGACCTTCTCCGCCTTGCGCTTGATCATGCCGAGCATCGGGATCTTGACGTCGACGGTCAGCTGGTAGGTGACCTCCGTGCGCCGCCCCCCGTCCAGCGGGGCGAGCCGGTAGGAGCCGTCCAGCTGGCGGAGCATCTGGGACTTGTGGAGGGTCCAGGCGACCTCGTCCTGGCCCTTCCAGCGGTAGGACAGGGT is part of the Streptomyces katrae genome and harbors:
- a CDS encoding endonuclease/exonuclease/phosphatase family protein encodes the protein MVPDTLPPPQPLPDADAVPDALPKSLTEPDGSAVIRVLSYNVRSMRDDEEALARVIRACAPDLVFVQEAPRFFRWRKHAARLASKADLVVLGGGATAAGPLLLCSLRAFVEHTEDVLLPLTPGLHRRGFATAVVRFGAARVGVVSAHLSLDATERAAQAELLLDRVATLDAPHVIAAADVNETPGGPAFTRLSATLQDCWTAAPWGGEATFPSAAPSRRIDALFATPGVEVLACGVPTGLPPTDLRTATDHLPVLAAVRLGAGA
- a CDS encoding ROK family glucokinase: MGLTIGVDIGGTKIAAGVVDEEGTILETYKVPTPPTADGVTEAICAAVSEVSSNHTIEAVGIGAAGYVDDKRATVLFAPNINWRHEPLKDKVEQRIGLPVVVENDANCAAWGEYRFGAGQGHEDVICITLGTGLGGGIIMGNKLRRGRFGVAAEFGHIRVVPDGLLCGCGSQGCWEQYASGRALVRYAKQRANATPENATVLLGLGDGTPEGIEGKHISQAARQGDPVAVDSFRELARWAGAGLADLASLFDPSAFIVGGGVSDEGDLVLDPIRKSFKRWLIGGAWRPHAQVLAAQLGGKAGLVGAADLARQG
- a CDS encoding DUF5304 family protein; this encodes MSEATDRPTDDDAWAKACAEDLAAERERRRAEREQGAGAGAGAGATGTAAEELFKLFGAVADKVSALNNPELAAAAQDAVRQFVNQAKTAAKPVIERNPEVFGHLAAAGSELLAAYRSAVEGHERRWVRDEPPAPRKHTDGDEGHDHGPDEGPAQRIDLD
- a CDS encoding ArsA family ATPase, whose protein sequence is MIYDPERRTMPHTLLITGPGGSGRTTVAAATALAAARAGQRVLLLCADDPWAGAPAPAPDRLRLARIDSGDEFRTELAALQERGATLLSMLGGSPLGAEELTELPGAEQFALLRGLRRAASTPATDLVVVDMPPLHQALTTLALPAQLRRYLARLLPAERQAARALRPVLAQLAGVPMPAQWLYETAARWDEELAAVQAVVEAPTTRVRLVAEPGPAADAALRPGTLGLALYELPVHDLVANRLVPRDSADPWTAGLAAQQEKYLAQWRQETPVVPLAHLGRDPGHPGELAGAEGLAPSPGPGPAPARAARPGWTVEDRLAEDGVLVWAVPLPRARKSELDLVRRGDELHLAVGPYRRTVSLPSALRRCTVSGAALTDGVLRIRFTPDPQLWPRAR
- a CDS encoding SRPBCC family protein, with protein sequence MAEHTSSSITIDASPAEVMAVIADFARYPEWTGEVKEAEVLSTDAEGRAEKVRLLLDAGAIKDDHTLSYRWKGQDEVAWTLHKSQMLRQLDGSYRLAPLDGGRRTEVTYQLTVDVKIPMLGMIKRKAEKVIIDRALAGLKKRVESAA